AGCAACACTGAGTACCGACAGAAACGAAAGGAGGACCTGATGGGCAAGCAGATGACCGAGATGCTCAAGGGCACTCTGGAGGGCATCGTCCTGGCCCTCCTGGCCGAGCAGCCGGCTTACGGGTACGAGATCACCGCGCGAGTGCGCGAACACGGGTTCACCGACATCGCCGAGGGCACGATCTACGCACTGCTGGTGCGGATCGAGCAGAAGAGTCTCGTCGACGTCGAGAAGGTCCCGAGCGAGAAGGGCCCGCCGCGCAAGGTGTACAGCCTCAACGCCGCCGGCACGCAGGAACTCGAGGACTTCTGGAACACCTGGAGCTTCCTCAAGAAGCACATCGAACAGCTGAACACGAACAACACCGAGAACAAGGAGAACTGATCATGGCCGCGAAGTGGATCGAAGCACTCACCGGATCGCTCGAGGAGAAGAAGCAGTACAAGCAGGCGCAGGCCCGCATCAACGCCCTCCCGGAGCCGTACCGCGAGATGGCGAAGGCCCAGCAGCGCTACAACATGTACTACGGCGGCGTCACCGACGGCAACATCATCGTGCAGATGTTCCTCGACATCGCGGATCTGTGGGAGCGCGCCGCGATCGACGGCACCCCGGTCAGCGCCATCGTCGGCGACGACCCGGTCGAGTTCGCAGAGAACTACGCCGCCGCGTACGGCGGACGGCA
This genomic interval from Microbacterium sp. LWH11-1.2 contains the following:
- a CDS encoding PadR family transcriptional regulator — translated: MGKQMTEMLKGTLEGIVLALLAEQPAYGYEITARVREHGFTDIAEGTIYALLVRIEQKSLVDVEKVPSEKGPPRKVYSLNAAGTQELEDFWNTWSFLKKHIEQLNTNNTENKEN
- a CDS encoding DUF1048 domain-containing protein is translated as MAAKWIEALTGSLEEKKQYKQAQARINALPEPYREMAKAQQRYNMYYGGVTDGNIIVQMFLDIADLWERAAIDGTPVSAIVGDDPVEFAENYAAAYGGRQWIDKERARLIKAFDDAKKKEN